The Winogradskyella schleiferi genome has a window encoding:
- a CDS encoding FIST signal transduction protein, protein MKTVQLVKYKNQDWSYIGGNQKLKEPLVLVFGNRYVLEDDSIYQEIRGLFPDGHIVFGSACAEISSNTVNEESMTITAMEFEKSHFLIKTSNVLSADLDSFKTGNDLINQFPEDDLKYVFVVSEGSFINGSQLTKGMTSSKSDNLLITGGLCGDDERFEKTLASYNENPKEGEIVAIGFYGDSLEITFSIYGGWTPFGPERIVTKSKDNTLYELDGQPALDLYKTYLGDKAKDLPGAALLYPLNVTSANEKQSIVRSILSIDEEENAVILAGNIPENSKVQLMMTNVDNIANASERAARQALEFRKNKPEIALLVSCIGRKLVLDQRVEEELDEVIEVLGSDIAISGFYSYGEIAPFHGEIACQLHNQTMTITLISE, encoded by the coding sequence ATGAAAACAGTACAATTAGTAAAATATAAAAACCAAGATTGGTCTTATATTGGTGGAAACCAAAAATTGAAGGAACCTTTAGTTTTAGTGTTTGGAAATCGATATGTCCTCGAAGACGATTCAATCTATCAAGAAATTAGAGGGTTATTTCCAGATGGACATATTGTATTTGGTTCGGCTTGCGCTGAAATTTCTTCGAATACGGTGAATGAAGAAAGTATGACTATTACAGCCATGGAGTTTGAAAAAAGTCATTTTCTAATTAAAACCAGTAATGTTTTAAGTGCAGATTTAGATAGTTTCAAAACAGGTAATGATTTGATAAATCAGTTTCCTGAGGACGATTTGAAATATGTTTTTGTCGTTTCGGAAGGAAGCTTTATCAATGGCAGTCAGTTGACCAAAGGTATGACGTCGTCCAAAAGTGATAATTTACTTATAACTGGTGGTCTATGTGGAGATGATGAAAGATTTGAAAAAACATTGGCATCGTATAACGAAAATCCTAAAGAAGGTGAAATAGTTGCGATAGGGTTTTATGGTGATTCCTTAGAAATTACATTTTCAATTTATGGTGGCTGGACGCCTTTTGGACCAGAGCGAATAGTCACGAAATCCAAAGATAATACACTTTACGAATTAGATGGTCAACCGGCTTTAGATCTATACAAAACGTATTTAGGTGATAAAGCTAAAGATTTACCAGGTGCTGCATTATTATATCCTCTCAACGTAACATCTGCTAACGAAAAGCAATCAATAGTAAGATCTATTTTAAGTATTGATGAAGAGGAGAACGCTGTAATTTTAGCAGGAAATATTCCCGAAAATTCTAAGGTACAGCTCATGATGACTAATGTAGATAATATTGCCAACGCCTCAGAGCGTGCAGCAAGACAAGCCTTAGAATTCAGAAAAAATAAACCAGAGATAGCACTTTTAGTAAGTTGTATAGGAAGAAAATTAGTGCTTGATCAACGTGTTGAGGAAGAGCTAGATGAAGTTATTGAAGTTTTAGGAAGCGATATCGCTATTTCGGGTTTTTACTCTTATGGAGAAATTGCACCTTTTCATGGAGAAATAGCTTGTCAATTGCACAACCAAACAATGACGATAACGTTAATTAGTGAATGA